In the genome of Triticum urartu cultivar G1812 chromosome 5, Tu2.1, whole genome shotgun sequence, one region contains:
- the LOC125506147 gene encoding tryptophan synthase alpha chain-like, whose amino-acid sequence MAFALKASLSPSSSPPASLTAATPPVKPVFVRALATASVDPAMATPAALGRHAVRARAAATTLAPAPLPAGNGGLSVAKAMSRARDNGMTAFIPYITAGDPDLATTAEALRLLDTIGADVIEVGLPFSDPYADGPVIQASAARALSAGVTTDAVMAMLKEVTPELSCPVVIFSYFNPIARRGTGRFTAAAREAGVRGLIVPDLPYIETSVLRNEAIQNDIELVLLTTPSTKAGMMNEITIASEGFVYLVSINGVTGARPDVNPRVKDLLKEIKQVTNKAVVVGFGISTPDHIRLVAQWGADGVIIGSAMVKQLGEADSPREGLKRLEVYARSLKDALSGGSTIGASWGDRPGSPMSWQGTSPV is encoded by the exons ATGGCTTTCGCGCTCAAGGCATCCCTCTCCCCGTCTTCCTCGCCCCCGGCGAGCCTCACAGCGGCCACACCGCCGGTGAAGCCTGTATTCGTCAGAGCCCTCGCCACGGCCTCGGTCGACCCAGCAATGGCCACGCCAGCCGCGCTGGGGAGGCATGCGGTCAGGGCGCGCGCGGCGGCGACCACGCTGGCCCCGGCGCCCCTGCCCGCCGGTAACGGCGGCCTGTCGGTAGCGAAGGCCATGTCCCGGGCCAGAGACAACGGCATG ACGGCGTTCATCCCGTACATCACCGCCGGCGACCCCGACCTGGCCACGACGGCGGAGGCGCTGAGGCTCCTCGACACCATTGGTGCCGACGTCATAGAGGTAGGCTTGCCGTTCTCCGACCCCTACGCCGACGGCCCCGTCATCCAGGCGTCCGCTGCGCGGGCGCTCTCGGCCGGCGTGACAACGGACGCCGTGATGGCGATGCTGAAGGAGGTGACGCCGGAGCTGTCCTGCCCGGTGGTCATCTTCTCTTACTTCAACCCAATCGCGCGGCGGGGAACGGGGAGATTCACCGCTGCAGCCAGAGAGGCCGGTGTTCGAG GTCTTATAGTACCTGATCTTCCTTATATCGAGACAAGTGTTCTTAGGAATGAAGCCATACAGAACGACATCGAGCTG GTGCTGCTCACAACACCATCTACAAAGGCAGGCATGATGAATGAGATCACAATAGCTTCCGAAGGGTTTGTTTACCTT GTAAGTATCAACGGAGTTACAGGAGCCCGCCCAGATGTGAACCCGCGGGTGAAGGATCTTCTCAAGGAGATTAAGCAG GTCACTAACAAAGCAGTGGTTGTTGGGTTTGGCATATCGACCCCTGACCATATTAGACTG GTTGCACAATGGGGTGCAGATGGAGTGATAATCGGCAGCGCAATGGTAAAGCAGTTGGGTGAAGCTGATTCTCCGAGAGAAGGTTTAAAGAGGTTGGAAGTATACGCCAGGAGCCTGAAGGATGCACTCAGTGGCGGGTCCACCATTGGGGCGAGTTGGGGCGACCGCCCCGGTTCTCCAATGTCATGGCAGGGTACATCCCCTGTCTAG